The Desulfohalovibrio reitneri genome contains a region encoding:
- a CDS encoding dipeptidase, which yields MAGVRPVFLSAAVCAVLLAAGGALACTTTIVGKDASADGSVLVSHSEDGLGDPRLVYVPARDHEPGSMRKVYYSESAKGYEKRFGADPAIRLNIEGRSPYYKAGEDVPPSRPLGEIPQVEHTYAYFDGNYGVMNEHQLVMGECTDKAKVHPEPEPGKRIFYSAELSRVALERCKKAREAVLLMGRLIEKYGYYGTGETLLVGDPDEAWVMEMCGYDMDGTGGVWVARRVPDGHFFAAANQFRIRDIEKDDPDLLYSENIFDIAREKGWWKPEDGPLDWARVFGDGEFHHPYYSLRRVWRAMSLAAPSLDLPAWVEGPFTRTYPFSIEPDEKMDVADVMRIHRDNYEGTEFDLTKGVAAGPFGNPNRFEGGEESAMATEEGPDVQGAFERPLNIYRCVYSYVCQARSWLPDAIGGMAWFGADRPATTVVMPFHAGINDLPESLQKGHPLTFDRESMWTTFNYMANFVMLKYDRMVRDLTEKRKEFETGFFGGQEPVEDKALALWKDGKRAQAKKFLTEYAGKNAEKVRTAWWKLNEDLYVKYNDGYLNTPRGLAQPLFYPDWWLKKAGYTDGPLTYTKPGE from the coding sequence ATGGCTGGGGTGCGACCTGTTTTTCTGAGCGCGGCGGTGTGCGCCGTGTTGTTGGCTGCTGGCGGGGCGTTGGCCTGCACCACGACCATCGTGGGCAAGGACGCTTCGGCCGACGGCTCGGTGCTGGTTTCCCACTCCGAGGACGGGTTGGGCGATCCGAGGCTGGTGTACGTTCCGGCCAGGGACCACGAGCCGGGGTCCATGCGCAAGGTGTACTATTCGGAGTCGGCCAAGGGGTACGAGAAGCGTTTCGGCGCGGACCCGGCCATTCGCCTGAACATTGAAGGTCGCAGCCCGTACTACAAGGCCGGGGAGGATGTGCCGCCGTCCAGGCCGCTGGGCGAAATTCCCCAGGTGGAGCACACCTACGCCTATTTCGACGGCAACTACGGCGTAATGAACGAGCACCAGCTGGTCATGGGCGAGTGCACGGACAAGGCCAAGGTGCATCCCGAACCCGAGCCGGGCAAGCGGATTTTCTATTCAGCCGAATTGTCGCGGGTGGCCCTGGAGCGTTGCAAGAAGGCCAGGGAGGCCGTGCTGCTCATGGGCAGGCTCATCGAGAAGTACGGCTACTACGGCACGGGCGAGACCCTCTTGGTGGGCGATCCGGACGAGGCCTGGGTGATGGAGATGTGCGGCTACGACATGGACGGCACGGGCGGCGTGTGGGTGGCCAGAAGGGTGCCGGACGGCCACTTCTTCGCGGCGGCCAACCAGTTCCGCATCCGCGACATCGAGAAGGACGACCCGGACCTGCTGTATTCGGAGAACATCTTCGACATCGCCCGGGAAAAGGGGTGGTGGAAGCCGGAGGACGGCCCCCTGGACTGGGCCAGGGTGTTCGGCGACGGGGAGTTCCACCATCCGTACTATTCCCTGCGCCGGGTGTGGCGGGCCATGTCCCTGGCCGCGCCCTCGCTGGATTTGCCGGCCTGGGTGGAGGGACCCTTCACCCGGACCTACCCCTTCTCCATCGAGCCGGACGAGAAGATGGACGTGGCGGACGTGATGCGCATCCACCGCGACAACTACGAGGGCACCGAGTTCGATCTGACCAAGGGGGTCGCGGCGGGGCCGTTCGGCAATCCCAACCGCTTTGAGGGCGGCGAGGAGTCGGCCATGGCCACGGAGGAGGGGCCGGACGTTCAGGGCGCTTTCGAGCGTCCGCTGAACATCTACCGCTGTGTTTACTCCTACGTGTGCCAAGCGCGGAGCTGGCTGCCGGACGCCATCGGCGGGATGGCCTGGTTCGGCGCGGACCGGCCCGCCACCACCGTGGTGATGCCGTTCCACGCCGGGATAAACGACCTGCCCGAGTCCCTGCAGAAGGGCCACCCCCTGACTTTCGACCGCGAAAGCATGTGGACCACGTTCAACTACATGGCAAACTTCGTCATGCTCAAATACGACCGCATGGTCCGCGACCTGACCGAGAAGCGGAAGGAATTCGAGACGGGCTTCTTCGGCGGGCAGGAGCCGGTCGAGGACAAGGCGCTGGCCTTGTGGAAGGACGGCAAGCGGGCCCAGGCGAAGAAGTTTCTCACGGAGTACGCCGGGAAGAACGCGGAAAAGGTGCGCACCGCCTGGTGGAAGCTCAACGAAGACCTCTACGTGAAGTACAACGACGGCTATTTGAATACCCCGCGGGGACTTGCCCAGCCCCTGTTTTACCCCGATTGGTGGCTGAAGAAGGCGGGCTACACCGACGGCCCCCTGACGTACACAAAGCCCGGCGAGTAG
- a CDS encoding class I SAM-dependent DNA methyltransferase has product MNTDKEVLKKVYTAENHEDLMDAYKDWAKDYDNDTVGEFGYVAPKAAAESMLRYLDDRSARILDAGCGTGLVAEVLKPLGFTNIDALDYSAEMLEEAEKKGVYRECMQVDMSKPMDIADNAYDALICVGTFTYGHVTPEAFEEVIRVVKPGGIVTFTVREGAYDEHDYRPKMLQLECDGKWELQEMRDETYFEKENVSCKVCTYRVA; this is encoded by the coding sequence GTGAACACCGACAAGGAAGTTCTCAAGAAGGTCTACACCGCCGAGAACCATGAAGATCTGATGGACGCCTACAAAGACTGGGCAAAGGACTACGACAACGACACCGTGGGCGAGTTCGGCTACGTGGCCCCCAAGGCCGCGGCCGAGTCCATGCTGCGCTACCTGGACGACCGTTCCGCCCGCATCCTCGACGCGGGCTGCGGCACCGGCTTGGTGGCCGAGGTCCTCAAGCCCCTGGGCTTCACCAACATCGACGCCCTGGACTACTCCGCCGAAATGCTGGAGGAAGCCGAGAAGAAGGGCGTCTACCGCGAGTGCATGCAGGTGGACATGTCCAAGCCCATGGACATCGCGGACAACGCCTACGACGCCCTCATCTGCGTGGGCACCTTCACCTACGGCCACGTCACTCCCGAGGCCTTCGAGGAGGTCATCCGCGTGGTCAAGCCCGGCGGCATCGTCACCTTCACCGTGCGCGAGGGCGCCTACGACGAGCACGACTACCGCCCCAAGATGCTGCAGCTGGAGTGCGACGGCAAATGGGAGCTCCAGGAAATGCGCGACGAGACCTACTTCGAGAAGGAGAACGTCTCCTGCAAAGTCTGCACGTATAGGGTAGCGTGA
- the proX gene encoding glycine betaine/L-proline ABC transporter substrate-binding protein ProX codes for MRKLLTILGLALLTAALAAPAMAKDARPGRCTWTTGFFNEALVSRGLEELGFDVAKAKDLQNPIFYQSVALGDVDYWANGWFPMHNAQLPSNFHEKAELVGYLVKNGGLGGYLVSKKAVEKFNIKDLNDFKRPEVKEAFDSNGDGKADLVACPPGWGCEKVMSYHMKAYDLEDHVNMIQAGYSASMADAVARHQAGENVFFYTWTPNWTIYKLRPGEDVMWVNVPEAKLAPPQEGAKVEDLVASGIEGAVSDPLKMGFVASDIRITANKEFLEENPEARRFFELVKIPLGDIAAQNVKMSNGEDSQRDIERHVDEWIENNQETWDGWIAEAKKAAK; via the coding sequence ATGCGTAAACTTCTCACCATCCTGGGCCTGGCCCTGCTGACGGCCGCCCTGGCCGCCCCGGCCATGGCCAAGGACGCCCGCCCCGGCCGCTGCACCTGGACCACCGGCTTCTTCAACGAGGCCCTGGTCTCCCGCGGCCTGGAAGAACTGGGCTTCGACGTGGCCAAGGCCAAGGACCTGCAGAACCCCATCTTCTATCAGTCCGTTGCCCTGGGCGACGTGGACTACTGGGCCAACGGCTGGTTCCCCATGCACAACGCCCAGTTGCCCTCCAACTTCCACGAGAAGGCCGAGCTGGTCGGCTATCTGGTCAAGAACGGCGGCCTGGGCGGCTACCTCGTCTCCAAGAAGGCGGTCGAGAAGTTCAACATCAAGGACCTCAACGATTTCAAGCGTCCCGAAGTCAAGGAAGCCTTTGACTCCAACGGCGACGGCAAGGCCGACCTCGTGGCCTGCCCTCCGGGCTGGGGTTGCGAGAAGGTCATGTCCTACCACATGAAGGCCTATGACCTGGAAGACCACGTCAACATGATCCAGGCCGGTTACTCCGCCTCCATGGCCGACGCCGTGGCCCGCCACCAGGCCGGCGAGAACGTGTTCTTCTACACCTGGACCCCCAACTGGACCATCTACAAGCTGCGTCCGGGCGAGGACGTCATGTGGGTCAACGTGCCCGAAGCCAAGCTGGCTCCGCCGCAGGAAGGCGCCAAGGTGGAAGACCTGGTTGCCTCCGGCATCGAGGGCGCCGTGTCCGATCCTCTGAAGATGGGCTTCGTTGCCTCCGACATCCGCATCACGGCCAACAAGGAGTTCCTTGAGGAGAATCCCGAGGCCCGCCGCTTCTTCGAGCTGGTCAAGATTCCCCTGGGCGACATCGCCGCGCAGAACGTGAAGATGTCCAACGGCGAGGACTCCCAGCGCGACATCGAGCGCCATGTGGACGAGTGGATCGAGAACAACCAGGAAACCTGGGACGGCTGGATCGCCGAGGCCAAAAAGGCCGCCAAGTAG
- a CDS encoding ABC transporter permease, which produces MLFDFDELAVLPLEDWIETLVNWLVDNYRAQFQLIKWPVEQTLEGVDGLLNVLPPVVVLLALAFLAWRASGIRLAVFSFVTFLFIGLLGLWSEAMTTLAMVLSAVLFCTVIGIPLGIISARSDKFESSLRPLLDAMQTTPAFVYLVPVVMLFSIGTVAGVIATIVFSMPPIIRLTNLGIRQVHPELIEAAQSFGCTPWQTLRKVQLPLAWTTIMAGLNQTIMLSLSMVVIAALIGAGGLGVPVFQGLNSLQVGLAGIGGLAIVLLAMVLDRITQGFGSSK; this is translated from the coding sequence ATGCTATTCGATTTCGATGAGTTAGCTGTCCTGCCCCTGGAGGACTGGATCGAAACGCTGGTCAACTGGCTGGTGGACAACTACCGGGCCCAGTTCCAGCTCATCAAGTGGCCGGTGGAACAGACCCTGGAAGGCGTCGACGGGCTGCTCAACGTCCTGCCGCCCGTCGTGGTGCTGCTGGCCCTGGCCTTCCTGGCCTGGCGCGCCTCCGGCATCCGGCTGGCTGTCTTTTCCTTTGTCACCTTTCTCTTCATCGGCCTGCTGGGCCTGTGGTCCGAGGCCATGACCACCCTGGCCATGGTGCTCTCCGCTGTGCTTTTCTGCACCGTCATCGGCATACCGCTCGGCATCATATCGGCCCGCAGCGACAAGTTCGAATCGTCACTGCGGCCGCTTCTGGACGCCATGCAGACGACTCCAGCGTTCGTCTACCTGGTTCCCGTGGTCATGCTCTTCTCCATCGGCACGGTGGCCGGCGTCATCGCCACCATCGTCTTCTCCATGCCGCCCATCATCCGGCTGACCAACCTCGGCATCCGCCAGGTCCACCCGGAACTCATCGAGGCGGCCCAATCCTTCGGCTGCACCCCCTGGCAGACCCTGCGCAAGGTGCAGCTCCCCCTGGCCTGGACCACCATCATGGCCGGGCTCAACCAGACCATCATGCTGTCGCTCTCCATGGTCGTCATCGCCGCCCTCATCGGCGCCGGCGGCCTGGGCGTGCCCGTGTTCCAGGGACTGAACAGCCTGCAGGTGGGCCTGGCCGGCATCGGCGGCCTGGCCATCGTTCTGCTGGCCATGGTCCTGGACCGCATCACCCAGGGATTCGGCAGCAGTAAATAG
- a CDS encoding MarR family winged helix-turn-helix transcriptional regulator translates to MMQDYQAQLESILDSLGRIRQAMNRQSRSLDASIHLTAPQLVCMRQLQVAGPMTLGALARRVHTSPASLTGLVDRLERKDMVQRRRDEVDRRKVLVEMTKSGADVLAMAPWTVQDRLGLSLAQMPPEKRDELERAVGQLAEMMESPPPDTGEERHKSVS, encoded by the coding sequence ATGATGCAGGACTACCAAGCCCAACTCGAGAGCATCCTGGATTCGCTGGGGCGGATCCGCCAGGCCATGAACCGCCAGAGCAGAAGCCTGGACGCCTCGATTCATCTCACCGCGCCGCAACTGGTCTGTATGCGCCAGCTGCAGGTGGCCGGCCCCATGACCCTCGGGGCTTTGGCCAGGCGGGTGCACACATCGCCCGCTTCCCTCACCGGTTTGGTGGACAGGCTGGAGCGCAAGGACATGGTGCAGCGTCGCCGCGACGAGGTGGACCGCCGTAAGGTGCTGGTGGAGATGACCAAATCCGGCGCGGACGTTCTGGCCATGGCGCCCTGGACCGTCCAGGACCGCCTGGGGCTTTCCCTGGCCCAGATGCCGCCCGAAAAGCGGGACGAGTTGGAGCGGGCCGTCGGCCAGTTGGCCGAGATGATGGAGTCTCCCCCGCCGGATACGGGGGAGGAGCGGCACAAGTCCGTCTCCTGA
- the proV gene encoding glycine betaine/L-proline ABC transporter ATP-binding protein ProV: protein MSSEKLVVENLFKVFGNHPERAFDLIEKGKGKDEIYKETGLTVGVHDASFEVKAGETFVVMGLSGSGKSTLVRMLNRLIEPTRGKVFLGDREVTAMNDKQLVEMRRRNMCMVFQSFALMPHLTVLQNVAFGLEVAGISRAEQEKRAQAALEQVGLGPYGNSMPSELSGGMQQRVGLARGLAVDPTIMLMDEAFSALDPLIRSEMQDELLRLQAESDRTVIFISHDLDEAMRIGDRIAIMESGKIVQVGTPDDILKNPADDYVRAFFRGVDPTSVLSAGDICRDNQVTFARRQDVGPLAALHRLNEHDREFGYVLDSQRKLKGVVSTESLRQLLDKPEPEHRLENAFIEGPHTYEAKQPLQEILDDLINSPWPLPVTDRNGSYKGCISKNVFLRTLSRQAEEIEEAAEQQKEKSEA, encoded by the coding sequence ATGTCGAGTGAAAAACTCGTTGTCGAGAATCTGTTCAAGGTATTCGGCAACCACCCCGAAAGGGCCTTCGACCTGATCGAGAAGGGCAAGGGGAAGGACGAGATCTACAAGGAGACCGGACTGACCGTGGGCGTCCACGACGCCTCCTTCGAGGTCAAGGCCGGAGAGACCTTCGTGGTCATGGGCCTGTCCGGCTCGGGCAAGTCCACCCTGGTGCGCATGCTCAACCGCCTCATCGAGCCCACCCGGGGCAAAGTGTTTCTCGGCGACCGCGAGGTCACGGCCATGAACGACAAGCAGCTGGTGGAGATGCGCCGGCGCAACATGTGCATGGTCTTCCAGTCCTTCGCCCTTATGCCGCACCTCACGGTGCTGCAAAACGTGGCCTTCGGCCTGGAGGTGGCGGGCATTTCCCGCGCCGAGCAGGAGAAGCGCGCCCAGGCCGCCCTGGAGCAGGTGGGCCTTGGCCCCTACGGCAATTCCATGCCCAGCGAGCTTTCCGGCGGCATGCAACAGCGCGTGGGCCTGGCCCGCGGGCTGGCCGTGGACCCCACAATCATGCTCATGGACGAGGCCTTTTCCGCCCTCGACCCCCTCATCCGCTCCGAGATGCAGGACGAGCTGCTCAGGTTGCAGGCCGAATCGGACCGCACGGTCATCTTCATTTCCCACGACCTCGACGAAGCCATGCGCATCGGCGACCGTATCGCCATCATGGAGAGCGGCAAGATCGTGCAGGTGGGCACTCCGGACGACATCCTCAAGAACCCCGCCGACGACTACGTGCGGGCCTTCTTCCGCGGCGTGGACCCCACCAGCGTGCTCTCGGCCGGCGACATTTGCCGCGACAACCAGGTCACTTTCGCCCGCCGCCAGGACGTCGGCCCCCTCGCGGCCCTGCACCGGCTCAACGAGCACGATCGCGAGTTCGGCTACGTGCTGGACTCCCAGCGCAAGCTCAAGGGCGTGGTCTCCACCGAGTCCCTGCGCCAACTGCTGGACAAGCCCGAGCCGGAGCACCGACTGGAAAACGCCTTCATCGAGGGGCCCCACACCTACGAAGCCAAGCAGCCCCTGCAGGAAATCCTGGACGACCTCATCAATTCCCCCTGGCCGCTGCCCGTGACCGACCGCAATGGCAGCTACAAGGGCTGCATCTCCAAGAACGTATTCCTGCGCACCCTGTCCCGCCAAGCCGAGGAGATCGAAGAGGCCGCGGAGCAACAAAAAGAAAAGAGCGAGGCATAA